In Pseudophryne corroboree isolate aPseCor3 chromosome 7, aPseCor3.hap2, whole genome shotgun sequence, a single window of DNA contains:
- the LOC134944017 gene encoding cyclin-dependent kinase 5 activator 1-like, with amino-acid sequence MWNCMPFPCCRKARRPDEDSSRNHRTENSETARPAERRSLIARFRRFMSKRRQGKMGGTNITHLITESRKDSMLSCVDLPALIQASHDAPDKEPGRDQEVRSPAKSNMVQASTSDLFSCLMEFLCRRCKEFVELSPTYIALWITAVDNFLYQYWRNVSFITPTNLAFLYMLCREVMSSELLSEWELIASLSTCLYVSYAYVGSELSYPLMPFPVECSKEAFWSRCLYVINLMSAKMLRFHADPQYFAQVFEDLKAEGGQKDITSA; translated from the coding sequence ATGTGGAACTGTATGCCATTTCCGTGCTGCCGCAAGGCGAGGCGGCCTGATGAGGACTCAAGTAGGAACCATCGCACTGAGAACAGCGAGACTGCAAGACCTGCCGAGAGACGTTCGCTCATCGCGCGCTTTAGGAGATTCATGTCTAAGAGGAGGCAAGGCAAAATGGGTGGAACCAACATTACCCACCTCATCACTGAGAGCAGGAAGGATTCCATGCTATCCTGTGTGGATCTCCCAGCCTTAATACAGGCCTCACATGATGCTCCTGACAAGGAACCTGGTAGAGACCAGGAAGTGCGCTCACCTGCAAAATCCAATATGGTGCAGGCATCGACCAGCGACCTGTTCAGCTGTCTAATGGAGTTCCTCTGCCGCAGGTGTAAAGAATTCGTGGAGTTATCACCAACATATATTGCTCTATGGATAACCGCTGTTGACAACTTCCTCTATCAATACTGGCGGAATGTCAGTTTCATCACTCCGACCAATCTAGCGTTTCTCTACATGCTGTGCCGAGAGGTCATGTCATCCGAGCTGCTCAGCGAGTGGGAGCTAATCGCAAGTCTATCAACATGTCTGTATGTATCCTATGCATACGTGGGCAGTGAGCTCTCCTACCCACTGATGCCGTTCCCTGTTGAATGCTCGAAGGAAGCCTTTTGGAGTCGTTGCCTCTATGTTATCAACCTAATGAGTGCAAAGATGCTCCGCTTCCatgctgacccccagtattttgCCCAGGTCTTTGAGGATCTTAAAGCTGAGGGTGGACAGAAGGATATTACATCAGCTTAA